One genomic window of Solanum dulcamara chromosome 10, daSolDulc1.2, whole genome shotgun sequence includes the following:
- the LOC129870631 gene encoding uncharacterized protein LOC129870631 isoform X1 encodes MATPFGPLHGFISPSKFSPHEAFPLNKQTHLPLLMKRNKQLSKSINAVVATDIITSDPTQVDITWQIVVGSLAGLTPFVVAGVEFSKRIVKQRKCEVCRGSGLVLKNKFFKRCPSCGTMLSYSTEDFFLGSLGEDSSPVNL; translated from the exons ATGGCTACTCCTTTTGGGCCTCTTCACGGATTCATCTCACCATCAAAATTCAGTCCTCATGAAGCCTTTCCATTAAACAAACAAACACATCTTCCTCTTCTTATGAAACGAAACAAACAATTAAGCAAGTCAATCAACGCCGTCGTCGCCACCGATATTATTACTTCAGACCCAACTCAGGTGGATATCACTTGGCAAATTGTTGTTGGCTCTTTGG CCGGTTTGACACCTTTTGTAGTTGCTGGAGTGGAGTTCAGCAAGAGAATT GTGAAACAGAGAAAATGTGAAGTTTGTAGGGGTTCAGGACTTGTTCTCAAGAACAAATTTTTTAAACGATGTCCTAGTTGTGGTACTATGCTATCCTACTCTACT GAGGATTTCTTCCTTGGCAGTCTTGGAGAAGATTCTTCACCGGTTAATTTATAG
- the LOC129870631 gene encoding uncharacterized protein LOC129870631 isoform X2, which yields MATPFGPLHGFISPSKFSPHEAFPLNKQTHLPLLMKRNKQLSKSINAVVATDIITSDPTQVDITWQIVVGSLAGLTPFVVAGVEFSKRIVKQRKCEVCRGSGLVLKNKFFKRCPSCGGFLPWQSWRRFFTG from the exons ATGGCTACTCCTTTTGGGCCTCTTCACGGATTCATCTCACCATCAAAATTCAGTCCTCATGAAGCCTTTCCATTAAACAAACAAACACATCTTCCTCTTCTTATGAAACGAAACAAACAATTAAGCAAGTCAATCAACGCCGTCGTCGCCACCGATATTATTACTTCAGACCCAACTCAGGTGGATATCACTTGGCAAATTGTTGTTGGCTCTTTGG CCGGTTTGACACCTTTTGTAGTTGCTGGAGTGGAGTTCAGCAAGAGAATT GTGAAACAGAGAAAATGTGAAGTTTGTAGGGGTTCAGGACTTGTTCTCAAGAACAAATTTTTTAAACGATGTCCTAGTTGTG GAGGATTTCTTCCTTGGCAGTCTTGGAGAAGATTCTTCACCGGTTAA
- the LOC129871092 gene encoding transcription termination factor MTERF9, chloroplastic — MAAISIISNFPLPSHTSIFLNISFPPSDPIRCFFRFSRICVVSSHTNPKILKPNRRSRYGQPISPYHSDDSFEDEEDDDVSTSDDESLDLRVSSQDQQRLKFQSATHISRDSHHHSERGSNAKFGHRRQTTEITQDCREKEARGSLAKDRFSHLAEELDLDERWLPLLDYLSTFGFKDSHFIQMYERHMPSLQINKNSAQERLEFLLSVGVKHKDIRKIILRQPQLLEYTVENNLKSHVTFLTSLGIPDSRIGQIITAAPSLFSYSVENSLKPTVTYLLEEVGIEKNDLAKVVQLSPQILVQRINTSWTTRFNFLTRELGAPRDSIVKMVRKHPQLLHYSIEDGLLPRINFFRSIGMRNSEIVKVLTSITQVFSLSLEGNLKPKYSYLVNELGNEVRSLTKYPMYLSLSLDQRIRPRHMFLVSLKRAPKGPFPLSSLVPTDESFCQQWARTSLDKYLDFRQRLLLKELARKYERR, encoded by the exons ATGGCTGCTATTTCTATCATCTCCAACTTCCCACTCCCTTCTCACACTTCCATTTTCCTCAATATCAGTTTTCCCCCTTCTGACCCAATCCGCTGCTTCTTCAGGTTTAGTAGAATCTGCGTTGTTTCTTCCCATACCAATCCAAAGATTCTCAAGCCCAATCGAAGGTCTAGGTACGGCCAGCCTATATCGCCTTATCACTCTGATGACAGttttgaagatgaagaagacgACGACGTATCCACTTCTGAT GATGAATCGCTAGATTTGAGAGTTTCTTCCCAGGATCAGCAACGCCTGAAGTTTCAGAGTGCAACACACATCAGTCGAG ACAGTCATCACCATTCAGAAAGAGGATCGAATGCAAAATTTGGACACCGGAGGCAAACTACTGAGATAACCCAAG ATTGCAGAGAAAAG GAGGCAAGGGGAAGCTTGGCTAAGGACAGATTTAGTCATCTAGCAGAGGAGCTGGATCTGGATGAGAGATGGCTTCCACTTCTTGATTACCTAAGTACCTTTGGATTTAAGGACTCTCACTTCATCCAGATGTATGAAAGGCACATGCCTTCCCTTCAAATAAATAAGAATTCTGCACAGGAAAGGTTGGAGTTCTTGTTGAGTGTCGGTGTCAAACATAAAGACATCAGGAAGATAATATTGAGGCAGCCTCAACTTCTCGAGTATACTGTGGAAAATAATCTGAAATCCCATGTCACATTTTTAACTAGTTTGGGTATCCCAGACTCAAGAATAGGACAGATAATTACTGCAGCTCCGTCTCTTTTTTCGTATAGTGTGGAAAATTCATTGAAACCCACGGTGACTTACTTGCTTGAGGAGGTTGGTATCGAGAAGAATGACCTGGCTAAAGTTGTGCAGTTAAGCCCTCAAATTCTGGTGCAGCGGATTAACACTTCATGGACAACCCGCTTCAATTTTCTCACTAGAGAATTGGGTGCACCCAGAGATAGTATTGTCAAAATGGTTAGGAAGCATCCTCAATTACTTCACTACAGCATAGAGGATGGATTGCTTCCCCGGATTAATTTTTTTAGGAGCATCGGAATGCGCAATTCGGAGATAGTGAAAGTGCTAACTAGCATTACACAG GTCTTCTCTCTATCACTTGAGGGGAATCTGAAACCTAAGTACAGCTACTTGGTTAATGAACTTGGCAATGAAGTGCGATCATTGACTAAATATCCTATGTACCTAAGCTTGTCGCTGGATCAGAGAATTAGGCCTCGCCATATGTTTTTGGTTTCCCTAAAGAGGGCTCCCAAGGGACCATTTCCATTAAGTTCACTGGTCCCAACTGATGAATCTTTTTGTCAGCAGTGGGCAAGGACTAGCTTGGACAAATATCTTGATTTTCGGCAGAGATTGCTTCTAAAGGAACTTGCCAGAAAATATGAAAGACGATAA